From a region of the Phragmites australis chromosome 21, lpPhrAust1.1, whole genome shotgun sequence genome:
- the LOC133903850 gene encoding two-component response regulator EHD1-like, which yields MDQELWHSGLRVLVIDNNSSYLSTMEELLMKCSYKVTTYKNVREAMSFIYGNLQTVDLIISDVFFPTEDGLLILQEVTSKFDIPTVIMSSNGDTNTVMKYITNGASDFLIKPVRIEELKNIWQHVFRKKLREHRKNNDAQHIDQLFYPPTVAPSTCAVRTTGITEATTTMESDIREINGMVTDIRDLRKSRLSWTVQLHHQFIAAVNSLGADKAVPKKILEMMKVKHLTREQVASHLQKYRLHLRKSTQTLRKYDPTSSSSHPNKSNILKTQLNRSSNSMYFDQDGCMEITDYSLPKDDLSSGLDCMLGERSNYSPEGFQDFRWDSDKQPSETDLWNFEAE from the exons ATGGACCAAGAGCTGTGGCATTCTGGTCTGAGAGTTCTGGTTATCGACAACAACTCTTCATACTTGTCAACTATGGAAGAACTACTTATGAAGTGCAGCTACAAGG TCACAACATATAAGAATGTCAGAGAAGCAATGTCCTTCATCTATGGCAACCTGCAAACAGTTGACCTCATCATTAGCGATGTGTTCTTTCCAACTGAAGACGGTTTGCTCATTTTGCAAGAAGTTACCTCGAAGTTTGACATCCCTACCGTGA TAATGTCTTCGAACGGAGATACGAACACAGTGATGAAGTACATCACCAATGGGGCTTCCGACTTCCTGATAAAGCCTGTGAGAATCGAAGAACTGAAGAACATATGGCAGCATGTGTTCCGGAAGAAACTCAGGGAGCACAGGAAGAACAATGATGCCCAACACATCGATCAGCTGTTCTATCCACCAACTGTAGCTCCTTCTACGTGTGCCGTTAGAACCACGGGTATCACCGAAGCTACTACTACAATGGAGAGTGATATAAGAGAGATCAATGGGATGGTCACCGATATCCGGGATCTCAGGAAGTCAAGGCTCAGCTGGACCGTGCAGCTGCACCACCAGTTCATTGCGGCGGTGAATTCCCTGGGAGCTGATA AGGCAGTTCCAAAGAAGATATTGGAGATGATGAAGGTTAAACATTTGACAAGAGAGCAAGTTGCAAGCCACCTGCAG AAATACAGGCTTCATCTGagaaaatcaactcaaacattGCGCAAATATGATCCTACTTCATCTTCAAGTCATCCCAATAAATCAAACATTCTTAAAACCCAACTCAACCGTTCTTCGAATTCAATGTATTTCGATCAAGATGGATGCATGGAGATCACAGACTACTCTTTGCCCAAGGATGACCTATCAAGTGGCTTGGATTGTATGCTGGGAGAACGAAGCAACTACTCACCTGAAGGTTTTCAGGATTTCAGATGGGATTCAGATAAACAGCCATCTGAAACAGATTTATGGAATTTCGAGGCAGAGTGA